TGAAGCAGTCGGCATTAATATGGTTAAACAGAAGGATTTAAAACTATTTATGGAGGAGCTCCGCAAAGTCGGTCAAAAAGATTATTTTGAAAAGGCTCTTGAAAACCTGACTTTATCCGATAAATTGAAACTGAAGGCAATCAATATTGAGAACAACTACTGCAAAGAAATTGATTTTGAAGAGGACCTTTTGGATGTGCAGAAACACATCAACGAATCAGAAATTAATAATGGTAAAATATAGCATGGGAACACTTCCGTCTATTAAAGAATTAAAAGCAACAATCCAGCCGGATCCAAAAAAAGAAACTGTCTGGTACGCAAAATATGTGATCAGAAAAGTTTCTATTTATTTTACTTGGATTCTGCTACATACACCGCTGACTGCCAATCAAGCCACATTGATACAGGCGTTTTTTGGCATCGCCGGCTCTATATTACTTGCCTTCGGTGGATACAAATGGTCCGTACCGGCCCTGATACTGATCCAGTTGGGATATATATTTGATTGCGTTGACGGTGAAATTGCGCGCTACCGGAAAAAACCTTCCGTGAACGGAATATTTCTGGACTCGCTGAATCATGCTTTAGTAATCCCTTTTATTTTCCTCGGACTGGTGATCTTCTCCTACTATCTGGTAAATGAAACTTGGGTGCTTTTTGTCGGTCTGATTTTAGTGATTTTTTCCGGCAATCCCGTAAAAAAAGGGATGCTTTCTACCCTGTTTTACATGCTGGAAAGAAAAGATAATCCGAAATATCAAATTGCAAATATGGTACAGGATAACGGGTTACAGCCGGCGAGTCAGAATCCTCAACCGGAAATAAGCACAATAAGAAGCAAGATGTCACTTAAAAACATTATTATTGCAGCAGCAAAAGACATCTCAGAATATCCGACTTCAATGAATATTATCACAGTTACAGTCATCACTGACGTACTGATGCAAAAACACGGCAATTGGGAATACTATCCCCTGTCGCTTTTGCTGGTAATCTTTTACACCGTCTTTCTGGTATTCAAAGAAATATTTTTCCTGCACAAAATTTATTCCAACCGGGTGGTGGAAAAGAAATTCATGAATTATATTAAATAGATTCCGCCTTTCAATTAATCTATCCCGAGGTCAACATCTCTTACAACGTTTTGTAGGTCTTTTTTATATGTCTGTAAATCAAGTTCATTGCGGGTAACATAATATTTACCCTTTTCCATGTCATCTGTCATCACTGATACATATTCAAACGGGACATATGCCCTGATATCCTTAACTTTATAGATAAACAAATTTATTTC
The Patescibacteria group bacterium genome window above contains:
- a CDS encoding CDP-alcohol phosphatidyltransferase family protein, whose product is MVKYSMGTLPSIKELKATIQPDPKKETVWYAKYVIRKVSIYFTWILLHTPLTANQATLIQAFFGIAGSILLAFGGYKWSVPALILIQLGYIFDCVDGEIARYRKKPSVNGIFLDSLNHALVIPFIFLGLVIFSYYLVNETWVLFVGLILVIFSGNPVKKGMLSTLFYMLERKDNPKYQIANMVQDNGLQPASQNPQPEISTIRSKMSLKNIIIAAAKDISEYPTSMNIITVTVITDVLMQKHGNWEYYPLSLLLVIFYTVFLVFKEIFFLHKIYSNRVVEKKFMNYIK